Below is a window of Geomonas oryzisoli DNA.
CGCTGGCGCCGTGGCAGAAGACGCAGTAATAGCCGAAGTAGGCCGCACCTTGGGCGACCACCGCCGGGGTGGCCGGGACCGGGTTGGCGAGCCCCGCCGCCTCGGCCTGGGCGGGCGTACGATTCCCCGTGGGGGCTACGCTCACCGAACCCGGCGCCGGTGCCGGGAGCACCATCTGGAATTCCCGCACGTGGTGCTGGACCGTCATGCGCGGGCCCCGGTACAGGATGTACCCGAAGAGCACCGCCCCGAGCAGCGGGGGCGCCACCACCATGAAGATCGTCAGCTTCCTCATCACTCCCTCCCGCGTTTTACGCCCGGCTGCCGGGGCGGCAGCGGCACCGCTTCCGGCAGTGCCCGGATCTGCCGCGGCACCTTCCCGTGCGGCTGCTCGCTCGAATAGATCGACTCCGCCGGAGCGTCCGGGAGCTGTCCGAAGTCCCAGCGACGGGGCGCGTCCTCGACCAGCAGGTACACCAGCCAACCAAACCCCATGATGGCGGCGCTGAAGGCGATCAGGATCACCCACTCCCAGGGGGAGCGCAGTTCCTGGTGCTCGTCGTATTCCGGCGTTCGTTCCATGGGTCGCCTCACCAGTTGGGGGGAGTGCCGTGGTTTTGCGTCACCTCGAAGAGGGTGAAGGCGATGCAGACCCCGAAGAGGATGATGATCACCCAGGGCATGAAGCTGCGCAGCCAGCGGAAGAAGCTGGCCGCCCCCCGCACCTTGATCTCTTCGCTTTGCTTCTCGAAACCGCGCGGCAGCCACAGCGCCTGGTAGGTGAGCGCCATGATCAAGACCAGCGCCGCGCCCGACAGGAGCGCGATGACCAGCCACTGGTTCTGCAGCACGTACAGGTAGAGCATCAGCATGGCTGCCCCCTAATTCCTTTCTCCACGTAACCTTCTCTTAAAGATGCCGCCCGGTTCCTCTAGGGGCGAATGATCATTCGCCCGTTTCGTCCCCCTCCGGAATGCCGCTGTCCAGCGCCAGGTAGCGGGCCCGCTCCTGGTCGGCGAACTGCCCCGACCGCACACCCCACACGAAGAAGACGATCAGCGCGGCGCACATCAATAGCGGCAGGCACATCCAGATCAGCAAAAAGGCGGGTGTTTCCAGGGGGCTCTGCATCTTCTTTTCTCCGTGTGATCTCTGCGTCCGGCTGGACCCGCCACTGTGCCCATCCTTGCGGCTTCACCCACCCCCCGGCCCCCTCCCGTCAAGGGGGGGGAGGCGGTAACGAGCTTGGCGGAGCTAGGGCGACTCCTGCACGGCCGGCGGCGGGTACGGGTTCTGCCAGTTCCCCTCGTAGGAGGCGTCGATGCCGCGGGGCTCGGTGTTGGCGTCGGTGTATCCGAGGAACGACACCGCCAGGTAGTTGGCCAGGTCCCAGATCTTCTCGCTCTCCAGGTGCTTCTTGAAGTAGGGCATGGCGGTGCCGGTGATGCCGTTCATGATCTGGTAGTAGAAGATCCCGCCGATGTACCGGTTCTCCACCAGGTGGCGCCTGAGAATGGTGAAGTTCAGCGGGGGCGGACCCAGGAAGGGCTGCGCCGGGCCGTTGCCGTCACCGATGGGGCTGTGGCAGTTGATGCACAGCTGCTGGTAGATCCTTTTGCCGCGCTGCAGCGCCGCCTGGGTGGCCGGGTAGGGGTTGGGCATCCGGCGCCAGACCTCGGGCACCTGCGCGTGCAGCCACTCGATGTTGCGGTCGACGCCCCCCGCGTAGGCCACCTGCGCCTGCCGCTTCCAGTCGCGCTGGCGCTTGTGCCTGAGGTCCGCGTCCTTTCCCCCCAGTGCCTGGACGTAGGCCGCCAGCGCCTGGATCTCGCGGACGGTCAGGAAGTCCCAGGCGGGCATCACCGATACGGGGGTGGTGTAGCGCGGGTTGGTGAAGTGGGCGATGTTCCAGTCGTCGCTGTGTTCCCCCCCCTCCTGGGAGAGGTCCGGGCCGGTGCGCTCGCTTCCCAGGATGGCCGGCTCGATGCCGGCGTAGTCGCCGGCCCGGGCGATCCGCTCCGCCCCGATGTCCCAGTCGCTGACCCGGATGAACTGGGAGTGGCAGTAGCTGCAGCCGTTTCTCACGTAGAGCCGGTGCCCCTCGCGCTCCAGCGGCGAGAGCGGCCGCCAGATGTCCGAGGGGTAGTCCTTCATGGTCATGGAGGGCAATCCCACGATGATGAAGGTTGAGGCCCAGAAGACCATGAGCGCGCCGACGATGAGAACGGCCGGGGTCATCTTCATGCCGCCTCCTCCGCCCGCCTGAGCAGCTCGGGCTCGGGCACCGGGCGCAGGGTCATGTACAGGTTGAAAAGCCCGACCAGCGAACCGGTCAGGATGAAGATGCCCAGCGCGGCCCGCAGCACCATGAAAGGGGCGATTTCGGGGAGCACCCGCAGCACCGTCTCCCCGTTGTGCCAGGCGCTCCCCTGCACCAGCCCCGCCATGGTCAGCACCAGGAAGAAGCCGGTGAGCCCCAGGGTGATCAGTCCGAACTGAAGGTTGACCAGCTTCTGGGAATAGACCGGACGCCCGCTCACCAGGGGGAGCACGTGCCACATGGCGCCCAGGGCGATGTAGCCGCCGAAGCCGAGCATGGCGATGTGGGCGTGCCCGACGGTCCAGTTGTTGAAGTGGGTCACCCGCTGCAGGAAGGGAAGCGACTGCAGCGGCCCCTGGATGCAGGTGATGATGTACCAGACGATCCCCCCCATCACCAGCCGGGCGGAGGGGTCGCTCCAGACCCTGCCGCCGAAGCCGCGCGCGGTGAGCCAGAGGTTGATCACCACGATGGAGACCGGCAGTATCATCGAGATGGAATCGACCACGGAAACCGTCTTCAGCCAGTTCGGGATGGGGGATTGCAGCACGTGGTGCCCGCCGATGTGGCTGTAGAGGGCGATCAGGAACCAGAAGCCCAGAAGCGACAGGGTGTGCGAGTTGAGCGGCGTCCGGGTCACCCGGGGGATCACGTAGTAGGCGGCGCCGGTGGCAAGGGGCGTGATCAGGAGTCCCGGGAGGTTATGCCCCCAAAACCAGAGAAAGAGCGAGTCGATCAGCCCGGGCATGGCACCGGTGGAGGGATGCCACATCACGTTTCCCAGCGGGTAGTTGCAGGCGGTCCAAAGGAGCGCGGCCATGAAATACCAGACGGAGACGTAGAGCTGCGGCTCCCGGCGCTGCGCGATGGTGAGGCCCGTGTCGACGATGAGGCAGGCGACGGCTATGACCAGCGAGACGTCGGCGAGCCAGACGTATTCGTTGTACTCGCGCCCCTGGGTGAGCCCGAAGGCGAATCCCACCGGGCCGCTCAGCACGGTCAGGTTCCAGAAGAGGAAGGCGACCCAGGCGAGCGGTTCGGACCAGAGCCTCGTTCGCAAGAGGGCCGGGAGGTAGTAGAGGCCCGAGCCGATCAGCATGGTGCCGGTGAAGCCGTAGAGCATGGTGTTGATGTGGACCGGGCGTTCCCGTCCGAACACCAGCGCCGCCACGTGGGGCAGGAACTCCGGCGCCACCAGGTGGATGGCGGAGAACATGCCGTACACGGCGCCCACCACGAACCAGACCGCCCCCGCGACCATGAAGGCGAGCGCCGCGCTCTGTGGTTTGTGGATGAAGTCGGCCATGGCAGTCCCCCCAGAAAAGTCTTTCTTTGCGTGCTCAGCGGATACTGTGCGTCCTTCGCGTAACCGCTTGTATCTCGGCCTTGTCACCTGTGGCAGACGAAGCAGTCGTGGGTGACCCGGTTGTCCCGGTGGCACTGGATGCAAAAGCCCATCTCGAACTTCACCGCCCCCGCCACCCGGTCCATGTGCCGGATGTCGCCGTGGCAGTGGCCGCAGTCGACGCCGCGCCGCAGGTGCATGGAGTGATCGAAATAGACGAACTCCGGCACCCAGTTCACCCGCTGCCAGACCACCGGCTGGTTCAGGGCCACCAGCTCCCGCAGCCGGGCGATGTACGGGTAGGTGCGGATGATGCGGGCGTGGCAGAGCAGGCAGGTCTGCAGCGGCGGTATGCCGGCCCGCGACGAACGGGTGGCGCTGTCGTGACACATGAAGCAGCTGATCTGCTTGATTCCGGCGTGCACCCGGTGGCTGAACGGGATGGGCTGGCGTGGGCCGAGTCCCACCGGGTAGAGCCGGTCCAGGTAGACGAGCGCCGCTGCCGCGGCGCACAGGACGACCACTGCCGCGGCGACATTGCCCCAGGGCGGCCCCGTTTTGTGCGGTGTGCCGCCGCTTCCCGCCGGAATCCCTTTGCCGGCTGCCGCCGTCATGGCCTTTCCCCCTCGACCCGGCGCAGCCAGGTCATTCCCAGCCCGAGTATCCCGGCAAACCCCGCGGCCAGCGAGAGCTCGGGGAGCCCCAGCCGGGGCGCCTGCTCGAAGGTGGGCGCCACCAGCCACCAGCGCTCCAGCCAGAGCCCGCACAATACCAGCAAGGAGATCACCCCGAGCGCGAGGCGGCTGCGCTTTGCGCGGATCGGCAACAGGAGCACCAGCGGCCCGAAATAGACCAGGGCCAGAAGGAAGGCGCTCACCGGCGCCCAGTCCCGCCCGTGCAGGCGCGGCACGATGAAGCGGACCTCGCGGGGGAGGTTCTCGTACCAAAACGGCAGGAGATGCGCGTACATGAGGTAGGTGGTCATCAGGCTGAAGGCGACCATCAGCTTGCCGAGGTCGTGAAGCTGGTCCGGTTCGGCCGCGGGATGGCTCGCGGCGAGGAGGGCCCAGCAGGTGATGGCGATGTAGAGCCCGGACATGAAGAAGTAGCCGCCGGCGAGGTTACTGTGCCAGTACGGGTCGAGCGCCATGACCAGGTCGAAGCCGAGCAGGGAGAAGACGAGGCAGTAAATGAGCACCAGCACCGGCCCCAGCCCCCCTCCCTCCCCCTTGCGCCGCTGCCGCAGGTGGTACCACCCCAACCCCCAGAAGACGAGGAGGGCGGCCAGGTCCCGGCCGAACAGGAAGTCCGGCTGCAGCCAGATCCCCTGATGGTAGTGGATGCCGCGCCAGGGACCCCACTCTCCGTTGGCGACCCAGAGGAGGACGAGGGCGGCCAGCGAGGGGAGTGCGAAGGCGATCCCGGCCGAGGCGAGCCGCTCGACCCTGACGTGCCATCTGCCGTTGCAGGTCGCCACCAGCGGCGGCCAGACCACCATCCCCCCCGCCAGCGAGGTGAAGAACAGGAAGTTGATCAGCAGCGAGCGCCAGGCGCGCGGCTCCTCGACGCCGTTTAACAGCACGACCCACACCGCGACTCCGGCCACGGCGAGGAGAAGCCAGAGCGGCAGCCAGAGCTTCGCGAAGGGACGCTCACTGGTGGACATGGAATTCCTCCGGTCGGGCAGGCGCGAGCCGCTCCTTCAGCAGTTCGACCTGGTCGGGCCCGCAGCTCACCAGCAGGCCGAACTTGTCGCGCGAGAAGCGCGGGTCGTACAAAGGACGCGTCTCCAGGCGGAACAGGCGGGCCAAAAGCGCGAGCCCCAGGAGGTTCGCCAGGCTCCCGATGAGGATGGTCCCCTCGAAGCCGACCACGCAGAAGGGGATCCAGGACAGGGGAGGCTTTCCCCCGACGGTGAGCCGGTTCACCAGCGCGGTGCCGCCGGCCAGCCAGAAGCCGCCGAGAAGGCCGGAGACGGCGCCCGCCAGGGTGAAGAGCCGCACCGGGCTCTTCTTAAGCTTCAGCACCTCGGAAAGCTGCTCGATCTTGACCGGCGAGAAGGTTTCCATGATCTCGAAGCCGCCGTCGCAGCAGAGCTTGGTGGCGCTGACCAGGCTGCCGGCATGGGAGAAGACGGCGAGGACCGTGGAACGGTGTTGCGGCAGCCTCTGGCTGACCCGGTTCAGGCACAGTTGCGTCTGTGGCACCTCCTCCTCGGCGATCTGCCCCTTCAACTCGCTCAGCGGAACGGTGGGGAGCCCCCTCGTGAAGAGGACGAAGAAGAGGAAGAAGAAGCCGAAGGAGCCGGCGGTGATCACCAGTTCCACCCAGGTGGGGAGGTAGCGCCCGAAGTTATGGGGGAGAAAGTCATGCGCCTGGGAGGTGTAGATGATCATCAGCCTCTCGTACCACATGCCGACGTTGACCAATAGCGAGATGACGAAGAGCGGCAGGTAGTGCGTGCGCAGGCGCCTGAAGACGAAGAGCCAGGGAACCAGCACGTTGCAGACCACGCAGAGCCAGTACATCCAGGCCACGGGCCCGAACAGGCGCCACTGGTAGTTTTGCCACTCGACCAGGTCGCCGGAGTACCAGGCGATGAACCCCTCGACGGCGTAGGCGTAGCCGACGATGGTGGCGGTGAGGATGATGGTCTTGGCCAGCATCTCGAAGTGGTGCATCTCGATCAGTCGCTCGAGGTGCAATAACTTCCGCATCGGGATCAGCAGGGTGAGCACCATGGCGAGCCCGGAATGGATGGCGCCGGCCACGAAGTAGGGGGGGAAGATGGCGCTGTGCCACCCCGGCAGAAGGCTCATGGCGAAGTCCCAGGAGACCACCGAGTGCACCGAGACCACCAGCGGGGTGGCCAGGGCGGCGAAGAAGAGGTAGGAGCGGCCGTAGTGGTGCCACTGGCTCCCGGAGCCGGACCACCCCACGGAGAGGGCGCGGTAGATCCTGCTTTTCAGGTGCTCCGGGCCCAGCTCAGTCCGGTAACGGTCCCGCGCCGCCGCGAGGTCGGGGATCAGGCCGATGTACCAGAAGATGAGGCTCACCGTGAAGTAGGTCGACACCGCCAGCACGTCCCAGACCAGGGGACTCACGAAGTTCGGCCAGATCTGGCGCTGCGACGGGTAGGGGATGATGTAGTAGAAAGCCCAGAGCCTTCCCAGGTGGATGAGCGGGAAGAGCCCCGCGGTCATGACCGCGAAGATGGTCATCGCCTCGGCCGAGCGCGACACCGCGTCGCGCCACTTGGCGCGCAGGAGGTACAGGATCGCCGAGATCAGGGTTCCGGAATGCGCGATACCGACCCAGAAGACGAAGTTCGTGATGTAGACCGCCCAGCCGACGGGGCGGTTCAGCCCGGTCACCCCCATCCCCGCCTGGACCTGGTACATCAGCGCGAGCGCCGCCAGTCCCACCAGCCCGGCCAGGGAGACCACCGCCAGGTAGAAGGCGTAGCCCGGCTTCTGCATGGCATTGAGGACGTCGTCGTTGATTTGGCCGTAGCTTGGCGGCACAGACGCTCTCCTTTGTCTGAAGGGGACTGGCTCCGCAGGTGCCTGTCCCCCTTGAGGCTCAGCTGATCAGACCACCTCGTTTTCCACCCGCTTCAGGAAGGTCACGGCGGGCTTCGTGTTCAGCTCGTGGAGCAGGTGGTAGCGGCGCGGGTCGCTGCGGGTGAGCCGGGTCACCTCCGCGGCGGGGTCGAGGAGGTCGCCGAAGGTGAAGACGCGGGCCGGGCAGGTCTGGGCGCAGGCGGGAACGATTTCGCCGTCCCGCAGTTTGCGCCCCTCCCGCGCGGCGCGGTACTGCGCCTGGCGGATGCGCTGGACGCAAAAGGTGCACTTTTCCATCACGCCGCGCTGGCGTACGGTCACCTCCGGGTTCAACTGCAGGTCCAGCGGCTTTCTCCACTCCAGGTTCAACCAGTTGAAGCGCCGCACCTTGTAGGGGCAGTTGTTGGAACAGTAGCGGGTGCCGATGCAGCGATTGTAGATCTGCGCGTTCAGCCCCTCCTCGTTGTGCACCGAGGCGAAGACCGGGCAGACCGGCTCGCAGGGGGCGGCGTCGCAGTGCTGGCAGTGCAGCGGGAGCCACGCGTAGCGCCAGGTACTGCCGGGGACGCGGTAGGGAGGGACGCGCAGCCATGCCATCTCCCGCCCGTCCGCCACCAGCTCCGGGCCGACCACCGGGACGTTGTTTTCGGCATAGCAGGCGACGGCGCAGGCGCCGCAGCCGATGCAGCGCTGCAGGTCGATCACCATGGCCCAGCGGTGCTTGGAGTGCTCATGCCTGGGGTAGAGGTCGCGGTCCGCGTGATAGCCCTCGGGGAGCGGAAGGTCGAACTCGACCGGGGGGGGCGGGGAGCGCAGCGCCGACAGCGGCACCGACTCGAGCAGGTCGCGGTGCAACTGGTCGTTGCGCAGCGCGGTGCGGATGGGGCGGGGGGCGTCGTCGGCGACCTTGCTGACCCGGCAGGGGGTGAAGAACCCGACCCGCTGGACGGCCTCGAGCAGGAGAAAGACGTTGGAGCCGACCCCCCTCGCGTTCTGGCCCAGGGCACTGTGCCCCTGGCCCAGCGCGATGGCCACGCTCTGCTCGTGCACCTCCGGGGTCAGGCGGACCGGCGCCCGCAGCGATCCGGAGACGCTGGTGAGCTGTACCAGGTCACCCTCCCCGATGCCGAGGGCGGCGGCCTTCTTCGGGTGCAGGTCGATCCAGTTGCCCCAGACGATGAAGCTCACCGGGTCGGGCGCCTCCTGCAGCCAGCCCCGGTTGGCCGGACGTCCGTCGTACAGCATGATGGAGGCCCAGGGCCAGAGCTCCACCTCCTCCGGGCGCGTCGCCCCAGGAGGAGGTTTGGCCTGGAAGGAGAACCCGGCCAGATGGGGGGCGGGTGCCGTCGTCGCAGCCGGAGCGGACACCTGCCAGGCTCCCCCCTTCCTGAGCGCCGCCTGCCAGCCTCGTTCCGCCTGGTCGCCTCCCCCGCCGAAACCACGCCGTTCCTTGAGCCACTGCTGCAGGTCGGCAGGTGTGGTGCCCCGTGCCGTCTTCAGCGGCCGCCCCGCCTGCCGGGCCAGGGCAATGAGGATGTCGCCGGCGCCGCGGGTGTCGTAGATGCGTCCCATCACCGGCTGTATCAGGCCGTCCACCCCCGGTTCCGGCTGGTACTCGCCCCACGATTCCAGCGGGTAGTCGGTCGGGAGCACCCAGCGTGCCAGTTCCGCGGTCTCGTCCAGCTGTGTTCCGAGGTACACCACCATCCCGGCCCGCGCCATCGCTTCCGCCGCTGCGGTCCTGCTGTAGGCGGGGTTCGCGTCGAGCACGAAGAGTACGTCCTGCGGCCCCAGCGAGGAAAAGAACAGGTCCAGCTCAGCCTCGCGGGCGCTTCCGCTCAGGGCGTGGGGACGGGAGAAATCGACGGTGGTGCCGAGCGCACCCGCGGCGTAGTTGAGCAGGGCGACGCAGAGGGCGGTGTCGGTGGCCGCCGGGCCCGAGGCATACTGCGGACCGGCCAGGGCGACGGGGCGGCGTGCTGCGGTGAAGTCGCGGGCCAGCGTGACCAGGAGCTCCTGGTCGACGGCGGGGGGAGGGGAGGAGTTGAACAGGGCGTCCAGCGCCGGTCGGACCGGCCCGAGGTCGTTCCGGTGCCATCCCCGCTCCAGGACCACCCTGAGCAGGGCCGCCGCCACGACCGGGAGCTGGTTCGGGGCAACCTGGACGAAACGGTCCGCGTTGCTCGCGGTCATGGAGAGGCGCGGCCCCAGGTAGGCCATGCGGGTCGGGGGTGCCCCCTCACGGTAGGCGCGGCCGTCGGCAAACTGCCGGGCCTGGCGGACCGGCGAGCCCCAGGTCTCCAGGAAGTCGGCGGCGAAACTGAGGATGAAGTCGCTCCCTTCCAGGTCGTGGCGGGGGATTACCGGGAGACCGAAGAGCTGCTGGTGCGCCGCGCGGAGGGATTCGCAGTTGAAGGGCTCGTAGAAGAGGAGCCGGTCCGAGCCGAAGGCGGCGGCAAATGCCTGCAGCACCTCCGCCTGCGCCCCGGTCTGCAGGCTGGAAAGCAGTGCCACCCTACCGCCGTGGGCCAGCCGGATGGAGATGGAGTCGAGAGCCTCCTGCCAGCTCTTGGGCCGGTACTTTCTCCCGGTGCGGTAGAGCACCTTGGTGACCCGGTCGGGGTCGAAAAGCCCCTGCAGCGAGGACTGCCCGCGCGGGCAGAGCGCGCCCCGGTTCACCGGGTGCTCGGGGTTCCCCTCCGCCTTGGTGGCGCGGCCGTCGCGGTTGGCGACGTGCATGCCGCAGCCGGCGGGGCATTCGCGGCAGGTCGTGGCGTAATAGGTCCAGTGGCCGGGAACGATCTCCTCCGGAGGGATCACCTTCGGGATCAGGTTGTTGACCAGCTTGCGCGGCGCGTCGGTCGCCAGTGCAATGCTGCTGCCCCCCGTGATCCACAAGAAGGTGCGTCTGGACATCTCGGACATCGGCTCCCCCCCGGGATGGTTCTCATTGGTGCATCGCGTCAATGAAGATGGAGATGAAAAAAGATTAACCTTTTTTATCAAGGTGGTGGACCTTGTCAAGCAGGCCGCGTAAATCGTGGTCTTCACTGTTGACAAAGGATGTCTCGTTCCTAGACTGTTAGGGTTGATTTAGATGACAAATCTAATGAGCAGGGAGGACTCATGACAACTGCCAGCGATTACCTGGTGCAAAGGCTTTACGACTGGGGGGTGCGCAAGGTCTACGGCTACCCGGGCGACGGCATCAACGGCGTGATGGGCGCCTTGAACCGGGAAAAGGAGAAGGTCGCCTTTATCCAGACCCGGCACGAGGAGGAGGCCGCTTTCATGGCCTGCGCGCACGCGAAGTTCACCGGCGAGGTCGGGGTCTGCATCGCCACCTCCGGGCCGGGCGCCATCCATCTGTTGAACGGGCTCTATGACGCGAAGCTCGACCACCAACCGGTGGTCGCCATCGTGGGACAGCAGCCCACCATGGCGCTCGGGGCGGACTTTCAGCAGGAGGTCGATCTCATTTCCTTGTACAAGGACGTGGCCCACCACTACGTGCACATGGCGAGCAGCGCCGAACAGATCAGGCAACTGGTCGACCGCGCCATCCGTATAGCCCTGGCTGAGCGGACCGTCACCTGCGTCATCCTTCCCAGCGACGTGCAGGAGATGGATGCGGTCCCCTCGCCGGTGCGCAAGCATGGTTCCACCTTCACCGGGCTCGGCTTCACCCGCCCTGACATCACCCCTGCCCGCGACGAGCTCAGGCGCGCCGCGGACGTCTTGAACGCCGGCAAGAAGGTGGCCATCCTGGTGGGGGCCGGCGCGCTCGGCGCAACTGAGGAGGTCGCCATAGCGGCCGAGAAGCTGGGGGCGGGGGTGGCCAAGGCGCTTTTGGGCAAGGCGGTGCTGCCGGACACCCTCCCGTACGTCACCGGTTCCATAGGGCTTTTGGGTACCAAGCCGAGCTGGGAGATGATGAAGGAGTGCGACACCCTGCTCATGATCGGCAGCGGCTTCCCCTATTCGGAGTTCCTGCCCAAGGAGGGGCAGGCGCGCGGGGTCCAGATCGATATCAGTCCGAGGATGCTGGGGCTGCGCTATCCCATGGAGGTGAACCTGCAGGGGGACGCGAGGCTCACCCTGCGGGCGTTGATCCCGCTGCTGGAGCAGAAGCAGGACCGGGGGTGGCGCGATGACATCGAGAAAGGGGTCAACGAGTGGTGGGAGGTGCTGGAGGCGCGCGCCAAGCTCGAGGCGAAGCCGATCAACCCGCAGCGCCTGTTCTGGGAGCTCTCCCCCCTGCTCCCGGACAACTGCATCCTGACCTGTGATTCGGGGTCGGCCGCCAACTGGTACGCGCGCGACCTCAAGATGAGGGCCGGCATGATGGCATCCCTGTCGGGCGGCCTGGCCACCATGTGCCCCGGGGTTCCTTACGCCGTCGCAGCCAAGATGAACTATCCGGACCGGCCGGTGATCGCCATGGTGGGAGACGGCGCCATGCAGATGCAGGGGATCAACGGGCTGGTGAACATCGCCAAGTACTGGAAGGAGTGGAGCAACCCGCGCCTGGTGGTCCTGGTCCTGAACAACGGAGACCTGAACCAGGTGACCTGGGAGCAGCGCGTCATGAACGGGGACGCGAAGTTCAGCGCGTCGCAGGACATTCCGGAATTCCCCTACGCGGGATACGCCGAGATGCTCGGCCTGGACGGGATCAGGTTGGAGGATCCGGAGCAGATCAGCGCGGCCTGGAGGACGGCGCTCTCGGCGAACCGGCCGGTGGTGATCGATGCGCGCTGCGACCCGGACGTGCCGCCGCTGCCGCCGCACATCACCTTCGAGCAGGCCAAGGGGTTCCTCTCCTCGCTCTTCAAGGGGGATCCGAACCTCGGCGGCATCATGACGCAGTCGGCCAAGCAGATGATGTCGACGCTGTTGACCAGGAGCGAGAAGTAGGGGAATGGGTAATTGACAATGGACAATTGACAATTGACAACGAACCGAGGGGGCTGGCTCCGCAGGTGCCGGTCCCCTTTTTGCGTCGGTCCGGGGAAGCTTGGCGAAGTCCCCCTTTGAGAAGGGGGATTTAGGGGGATTTGCTTTTGGAGAGGCGGGGGCAATTTGATTTTCCCTCTTCCCAATGAAAGCTGAGCCTGCGGACTCTCATTGAAAAGACGGCAAAGTGCGCTAGCCTCAACAGGTGTCGTCATAAAGGAGGCGCGCATGAAGATACCTACCGAGCAGTTCCGCGTGAAGCCCAAGGACAAGGTGGAGTTGAAGAAGCGCCCCACTTCGGTACCGCCTTTTTACCACTCCAAGGAGGAGTACCAGGAGCTTCTGACCGAACAGATCGAGCGGTTGAGCGCCCTGCAGGGACTTCTCTACGCCAACAACAGCTGGTCGGTCCTCCTCATCTTCCAGGCCATGGACGCCGCCGGCAAGGACAGCATGATCAAGCACGTCCTTTCCGGCATCAACCCGCAGGGTTGCGAGGTCTACTCCTTCAAGCACCCGAGCACCGAGGAACTGGACCACGATTTCCTGTGGCGCAGCATCAGGCGCCTGCCGGAGCGCGGCCGCATCGGCATCTTCA
It encodes the following:
- a CDS encoding quinol:electron acceptor oxidoreductase subunit ActD, with amino-acid sequence MPPSYGQINDDVLNAMQKPGYAFYLAVVSLAGLVGLAALALMYQVQAGMGVTGLNRPVGWAVYITNFVFWVGIAHSGTLISAILYLLRAKWRDAVSRSAEAMTIFAVMTAGLFPLIHLGRLWAFYYIIPYPSQRQIWPNFVSPLVWDVLAVSTYFTVSLIFWYIGLIPDLAAARDRYRTELGPEHLKSRIYRALSVGWSGSGSQWHHYGRSYLFFAALATPLVVSVHSVVSWDFAMSLLPGWHSAIFPPYFVAGAIHSGLAMVLTLLIPMRKLLHLERLIEMHHFEMLAKTIILTATIVGYAYAVEGFIAWYSGDLVEWQNYQWRLFGPVAWMYWLCVVCNVLVPWLFVFRRLRTHYLPLFVISLLVNVGMWYERLMIIYTSQAHDFLPHNFGRYLPTWVELVITAGSFGFFFLFFVLFTRGLPTVPLSELKGQIAEEEVPQTQLCLNRVSQRLPQHRSTVLAVFSHAGSLVSATKLCCDGGFEIMETFSPVKIEQLSEVLKLKKSPVRLFTLAGAVSGLLGGFWLAGGTALVNRLTVGGKPPLSWIPFCVVGFEGTILIGSLANLLGLALLARLFRLETRPLYDPRFSRDKFGLLVSCGPDQVELLKERLAPARPEEFHVHQ
- the ccoS gene encoding cbb3-type cytochrome oxidase assembly protein CcoS; its protein translation is MQSPLETPAFLLIWMCLPLLMCAALIVFFVWGVRSGQFADQERARYLALDSGIPEGDETGE
- a CDS encoding cytochrome c3 family protein — translated: MTAAAGKGIPAGSGGTPHKTGPPWGNVAAAVVVLCAAAAALVYLDRLYPVGLGPRQPIPFSHRVHAGIKQISCFMCHDSATRSSRAGIPPLQTCLLCHARIIRTYPYIARLRELVALNQPVVWQRVNWVPEFVYFDHSMHLRRGVDCGHCHGDIRHMDRVAGAVKFEMGFCIQCHRDNRVTHDCFVCHR
- a CDS encoding c-type cytochrome; the encoded protein is MRKLTIFMVVAPPLLGAVLFGYILYRGPRMTVQHHVREFQMVLPAPAPGSVSVAPTGNRTPAQAEAAGLANPVPATPAVVAQGAAYFGYYCVFCHGASGAGDGPVGNSYLPRPADLRLPRIAGYRDGELLRAMLTGIGHEPVLERVVPPPHRWPLVHYLRSLSSPR
- a CDS encoding cbb3-type cytochrome c oxidase subunit I, which gives rise to MADFIHKPQSAALAFMVAGAVWFVVGAVYGMFSAIHLVAPEFLPHVAALVFGRERPVHINTMLYGFTGTMLIGSGLYYLPALLRTRLWSEPLAWVAFLFWNLTVLSGPVGFAFGLTQGREYNEYVWLADVSLVIAVACLIVDTGLTIAQRREPQLYVSVWYFMAALLWTACNYPLGNVMWHPSTGAMPGLIDSLFLWFWGHNLPGLLITPLATGAAYYVIPRVTRTPLNSHTLSLLGFWFLIALYSHIGGHHVLQSPIPNWLKTVSVVDSISMILPVSIVVINLWLTARGFGGRVWSDPSARLVMGGIVWYIITCIQGPLQSLPFLQRVTHFNNWTVGHAHIAMLGFGGYIALGAMWHVLPLVSGRPVYSQKLVNLQFGLITLGLTGFFLVLTMAGLVQGSAWHNGETVLRVLPEIAPFMVLRAALGIFILTGSLVGLFNLYMTLRPVPEPELLRRAEEAA
- a CDS encoding 4Fe-4S dicluster domain-containing protein, giving the protein MSEMSRRTFLWITGGSSIALATDAPRKLVNNLIPKVIPPEEIVPGHWTYYATTCRECPAGCGMHVANRDGRATKAEGNPEHPVNRGALCPRGQSSLQGLFDPDRVTKVLYRTGRKYRPKSWQEALDSISIRLAHGGRVALLSSLQTGAQAEVLQAFAAAFGSDRLLFYEPFNCESLRAAHQQLFGLPVIPRHDLEGSDFILSFAADFLETWGSPVRQARQFADGRAYREGAPPTRMAYLGPRLSMTASNADRFVQVAPNQLPVVAAALLRVVLERGWHRNDLGPVRPALDALFNSSPPPAVDQELLVTLARDFTAARRPVALAGPQYASGPAATDTALCVALLNYAAGALGTTVDFSRPHALSGSAREAELDLFFSSLGPQDVLFVLDANPAYSRTAAAEAMARAGMVVYLGTQLDETAELARWVLPTDYPLESWGEYQPEPGVDGLIQPVMGRIYDTRGAGDILIALARQAGRPLKTARGTTPADLQQWLKERRGFGGGGDQAERGWQAALRKGGAWQVSAPAATTAPAPHLAGFSFQAKPPPGATRPEEVELWPWASIMLYDGRPANRGWLQEAPDPVSFIVWGNWIDLHPKKAAALGIGEGDLVQLTSVSGSLRAPVRLTPEVHEQSVAIALGQGHSALGQNARGVGSNVFLLLEAVQRVGFFTPCRVSKVADDAPRPIRTALRNDQLHRDLLESVPLSALRSPPPPVEFDLPLPEGYHADRDLYPRHEHSKHRWAMVIDLQRCIGCGACAVACYAENNVPVVGPELVADGREMAWLRVPPYRVPGSTWRYAWLPLHCQHCDAAPCEPVCPVFASVHNEEGLNAQIYNRCIGTRYCSNNCPYKVRRFNWLNLEWRKPLDLQLNPEVTVRQRGVMEKCTFCVQRIRQAQYRAAREGRKLRDGEIVPACAQTCPARVFTFGDLLDPAAEVTRLTRSDPRRYHLLHELNTKPAVTFLKRVENEVV
- a CDS encoding cbb3-type cytochrome c oxidase subunit II, which gives rise to MKMTPAVLIVGALMVFWASTFIIVGLPSMTMKDYPSDIWRPLSPLEREGHRLYVRNGCSYCHSQFIRVSDWDIGAERIARAGDYAGIEPAILGSERTGPDLSQEGGEHSDDWNIAHFTNPRYTTPVSVMPAWDFLTVREIQALAAYVQALGGKDADLRHKRQRDWKRQAQVAYAGGVDRNIEWLHAQVPEVWRRMPNPYPATQAALQRGKRIYQQLCINCHSPIGDGNGPAQPFLGPPPLNFTILRRHLVENRYIGGIFYYQIMNGITGTAMPYFKKHLESEKIWDLANYLAVSFLGYTDANTEPRGIDASYEGNWQNPYPPPAVQESP